From one Thalassospira lucentensis genomic stretch:
- a CDS encoding substrate-binding domain-containing protein, with translation MKIANLMKTTAFALAAMSVLGFAAPSSAQDTKSITTVVKISGIPWFDRMETGVTKFAEQNPEMDIRQVGPATADSAQQLQIVNDLVATGVDALAVVPMDPDILEGILGRAMDRGTIVVTHEADNQTNTHADIEAFDNSDYGAALNERLAQCMGEKGKWTTFVGSLGSRTHMQWVGAGEENAKKYPGMELVDPNNESFDDANGTYEKAKEILRKHPDIKGFQTSAGNDVLGVGRAIEEAGLAGKVCLVGTGLPNPSTAYLESGAITAIGFWDPQKAGMAMNAVAKLMLEGKEVTDGMDLGVEGYESVTVTPGAGKGLLIVGNGMVLVDKETYKDYLF, from the coding sequence ATGAAAATTGCCAACCTTATGAAAACCACAGCTTTCGCACTGGCTGCGATGTCTGTTCTTGGTTTTGCTGCTCCGTCCTCGGCGCAGGACACAAAATCCATTACGACTGTCGTTAAAATTAGCGGTATTCCATGGTTTGATCGTATGGAAACCGGTGTTACCAAGTTTGCCGAACAAAACCCCGAAATGGATATTCGTCAGGTAGGTCCGGCAACGGCGGATTCCGCCCAGCAGCTTCAGATCGTCAATGATCTTGTGGCAACTGGCGTAGACGCACTGGCTGTTGTGCCGATGGATCCAGATATTCTCGAAGGTATCCTTGGCCGCGCGATGGATCGCGGCACAATCGTTGTGACGCACGAAGCCGATAACCAGACCAACACCCATGCCGATATCGAAGCATTCGATAACAGCGATTATGGTGCGGCCCTGAACGAACGTTTGGCGCAGTGCATGGGCGAAAAAGGCAAGTGGACAACGTTTGTTGGATCGCTGGGAAGCCGTACGCACATGCAGTGGGTTGGTGCCGGCGAAGAAAATGCCAAAAAATATCCGGGTATGGAATTGGTCGACCCGAACAATGAATCGTTCGATGATGCCAATGGTACCTATGAAAAAGCCAAGGAAATCCTCCGCAAACATCCTGACATCAAGGGCTTCCAGACTTCGGCTGGCAACGATGTTCTTGGTGTCGGACGTGCGATCGAAGAAGCTGGTCTTGCCGGCAAGGTCTGCCTGGTTGGCACCGGTCTTCCGAACCCGTCAACGGCCTATCTGGAATCTGGTGCGATCACCGCAATTGGCTTCTGGGATCCGCAGAAAGCTGGCATGGCAATGAATGCCGTTGCCAAGCTGATGCTTGAAGGCAAAGAAGTTACCGATGGCATGGACCTTGGTGTTGAAGGCTACGAAAGCGTGACCGTCACACCAGGCGCAGGCAAAGGTCTTCTAATTGTTGGCAATGGCATGGTCCTTGTCGATAAGGAAACCTACAAAGATTACCTTTTCTAA
- a CDS encoding ABC transporter permease encodes MRFFDGHLTVLIGLIITLMTAGAIVSDGNYLSLFNLQSMAGQVPEIGLLAIGVLLAMCVGNGGIELSGIALANLSGVVAATIAVSFFSASQDPEIFSLIFIVVALATGFLGGLLNGLLIAYLKITAILCTLGTQMLFIGLAVAISDGRSVRVGAPGPLYEIGNGLLFEIPISFLLFIGVACIIGFVLRYTPFGMWLMLNGSNPKAAEYAGFPKNKVIISTYTVSGILSSLAGIIIAARTINVKWDYGTSYLLVAILIAVMAGVKPEGGYGRVICVVLSAITLQMMSSMLNFMGLSNFIRDFAWGALLLGFLAIGRFRLLDLINLQKHAISASVRSPHAQK; translated from the coding sequence ATGCGCTTTTTTGACGGGCACCTGACCGTTCTAATCGGTCTGATCATCACGTTGATGACGGCGGGCGCGATTGTTTCTGATGGAAACTATCTTTCGCTGTTTAATCTTCAGTCGATGGCGGGCCAAGTGCCTGAAATCGGGTTGTTGGCGATCGGTGTTTTGCTGGCGATGTGTGTCGGGAATGGCGGCATCGAATTGTCGGGGATCGCGTTGGCCAATCTTTCGGGCGTCGTCGCTGCGACCATTGCTGTAAGTTTTTTCTCTGCCTCTCAGGACCCGGAGATTTTCTCGCTCATCTTTATCGTGGTGGCATTGGCAACCGGGTTTCTTGGCGGTTTGCTGAACGGCCTGTTGATTGCCTATCTTAAAATCACGGCGATCCTTTGCACGCTGGGCACGCAAATGCTGTTTATCGGGCTTGCCGTTGCGATTTCCGATGGTCGTTCGGTAAGGGTTGGTGCACCGGGCCCGCTTTATGAAATCGGCAACGGATTGTTGTTTGAAATCCCGATCAGTTTCCTTTTGTTCATCGGGGTTGCCTGCATCATCGGTTTTGTTCTGCGCTATACGCCGTTTGGCATGTGGCTGATGCTCAACGGGTCAAACCCCAAGGCCGCTGAGTATGCCGGGTTTCCAAAAAACAAAGTGATCATTTCGACCTATACCGTAAGCGGCATCCTGTCGTCGCTTGCCGGGATCATAATTGCCGCGCGGACCATCAACGTGAAGTGGGATTACGGCACATCCTACCTTCTGGTGGCAATCCTGATTGCGGTGATGGCCGGTGTTAAACCCGAAGGCGGTTATGGGCGGGTGATCTGTGTTGTTCTGTCGGCAATCACGCTGCAGATGATGTCGAGCATGCTCAACTTCATGGGCCTTTCAAACTTTATTCGTGATTTCGCTTGGGGGGCCCTGTTGCTTGGGTTCCTCGCGATCGGGCGGTTCAGATTGCTTGATCTGATTAACCTGCAAAAGCATGCGATCTCTGCCTCTGTGCGCAGCCCTCACGCACAGAAGTAA